One Tessaracoccus lacteus DNA window includes the following coding sequences:
- a CDS encoding MFS transporter, with translation MTDIHAPEAGPGALKTTPAPRRKVFAWSLWDWGTQPFNTVITTFVFAVYLTSSAFGETDEVSMKLAWATGISGLLIAVLAPVLGQGSDRSGRRMFNLRWQTWLLAAICAAMWFVAPAPEYFLLGAVLLGAGNVVSEIAAVNYYASIDQVSTRYNVGRVSGLGWGMGYLGGITILLVIIAVLGSDFPADDVRAAMLICGAWTLVFTIPIFVALKDRPRSEAPAPSLGIVGSYRELFASIRRLWSSAPNTVFFLLASALFRDGLAGVFAFGGVLAQGTFGFEFSEVVIFGVAANVVAGIATMLFGLVDDKLGPKPVILVSLTCLVMFGLGIFWWHDGGKPVFWILGLLMCLFVGPAQSASRSFLTRLIPEGMSGEIFGLYATTGRAVSFLAPALFGVAIAVGASVTTSSEATSQHWGILGVVVVLFAGLIVALFVKEPPKHDRTVG, from the coding sequence GTGACCGACATCCACGCTCCCGAGGCGGGCCCCGGAGCTCTCAAGACCACCCCCGCTCCCCGACGCAAGGTCTTCGCCTGGTCGCTGTGGGACTGGGGGACCCAGCCGTTCAACACCGTCATCACGACGTTCGTGTTCGCGGTCTACCTCACCAGTTCCGCTTTCGGCGAGACCGACGAGGTGTCGATGAAGCTGGCGTGGGCCACCGGCATCTCGGGACTGCTCATCGCCGTGCTCGCCCCAGTCCTCGGACAGGGCTCCGACCGCAGCGGCCGCCGCATGTTCAACCTGCGCTGGCAGACGTGGCTGCTCGCCGCCATCTGCGCCGCCATGTGGTTCGTCGCCCCGGCCCCCGAGTACTTCCTGCTCGGCGCGGTGCTGCTGGGCGCCGGCAATGTCGTCTCCGAGATCGCCGCCGTCAACTACTACGCCTCGATCGACCAGGTCAGCACCCGTTACAACGTGGGCCGCGTCAGCGGGCTGGGGTGGGGCATGGGCTACCTGGGCGGCATCACGATCCTGCTCGTCATCATCGCAGTGCTGGGCTCCGATTTCCCCGCCGACGACGTCCGCGCCGCGATGCTGATCTGCGGCGCCTGGACGCTGGTGTTCACCATCCCGATCTTCGTCGCGCTGAAGGACCGCCCGCGGTCCGAGGCGCCCGCGCCGTCGCTCGGCATCGTCGGCTCCTACCGCGAGCTCTTCGCCTCGATCCGCCGCCTGTGGAGCTCCGCCCCCAACACGGTGTTCTTCCTGCTCGCCTCCGCGCTCTTCCGCGACGGACTCGCGGGCGTGTTCGCCTTCGGCGGCGTCCTCGCGCAGGGCACGTTCGGCTTCGAGTTCAGCGAGGTCGTGATCTTCGGCGTGGCCGCCAATGTCGTCGCCGGCATCGCCACCATGCTGTTCGGCCTGGTCGACGACAAGCTCGGCCCCAAGCCCGTCATCCTCGTGTCGCTGACATGCCTGGTGATGTTCGGGTTGGGCATCTTCTGGTGGCACGACGGCGGCAAGCCGGTGTTCTGGATCCTCGGCCTGCTGATGTGCCTGTTCGTCGGCCCAGCGCAGTCGGCCAGCCGCAGCTTCCTCACCCGCCTGATCCCCGAGGGCATGAGCGGCGAGATCTTCGGCCTCTACGCCACGACCGGGCGGGCTGTGAGCTTCCTCGCCCCTGCCCTGTTCGGCGTGGCCATCGCTGTCGGCGCCTCGGTGACCACCTCCAGCGAGGCGACGTCGCAGCACTGGGGCATTCTGGGCGTGGTCGTGGTCCTGTTCGCGGGCCTGATCGTCGCACTGTTCGTCAAGGAGCCTCCGAAGCACGACCGGACGGTCGGCTGA
- a CDS encoding citrate synthase, giving the protein MTDSGVLKYGDHELDLPVVKATDGNDGLDIGKLLSTTGVTTLDPGFVNTASCTSEITFIDGDEGILRYRGYPIEQLAEKSTFIEVAYLLIYGELPTAEELESFTSKLTRRMLLDERMRELFRCFPRGAHPMGVLAAGVMALGAFNRDYLDPHNPEHVEEASFRLLGSMPTLAAYAYKSSVGEPFLYPQTGLGYVENYLRLSFGYPTEDYEIKPEVVRAFETLFILHADHEQNASTSTVRLVGSADANIYASVSSGVNALSGPLHGGANQAVLEMLRKISSYGMDIKEFVAKVKDKESGVKLMGFGHRVYKNYDPRAKIIKGHADTLLRQSGKNNHLLEMALELEDTALHDDYFISRKLYPNVDFYTGLIYEAMGFPAQHFTALFALGRLPGWIAQWREEHDNPKRKIGRPRQIYTGPARRDYLPLAER; this is encoded by the coding sequence ATGACCGACTCCGGAGTCCTGAAGTACGGGGACCACGAACTCGACCTGCCGGTCGTCAAGGCCACGGACGGAAACGACGGACTGGACATCGGCAAGCTCCTGTCCACGACCGGCGTGACCACGCTGGACCCCGGTTTCGTGAACACCGCCTCGTGCACCTCCGAGATCACCTTCATCGACGGCGACGAGGGCATTCTCCGCTACCGCGGATACCCGATCGAGCAGCTGGCAGAGAAGTCGACCTTCATCGAGGTCGCGTACCTCCTCATCTACGGCGAGCTGCCGACGGCCGAGGAGTTGGAGAGCTTCACGTCGAAGCTGACCCGTCGCATGCTGCTGGACGAGCGGATGCGCGAGCTGTTCCGGTGCTTCCCGCGCGGCGCGCACCCGATGGGTGTCCTCGCCGCCGGCGTGATGGCGCTCGGGGCGTTCAACCGCGACTACCTCGATCCGCACAATCCGGAACATGTCGAGGAGGCAAGCTTCCGCCTGCTGGGCTCGATGCCGACGCTGGCCGCCTACGCGTACAAGTCGAGCGTCGGCGAGCCGTTCCTCTACCCGCAGACTGGGCTCGGCTATGTCGAGAACTATCTGCGCCTGTCCTTCGGATACCCGACCGAGGACTACGAGATCAAGCCCGAGGTTGTCCGCGCGTTCGAGACGCTGTTCATCCTCCACGCCGACCACGAGCAGAACGCATCCACCTCGACCGTCCGCCTCGTCGGGTCCGCCGACGCGAACATCTACGCTTCGGTCAGCTCCGGCGTCAACGCGCTGTCCGGCCCGCTGCACGGTGGCGCGAACCAGGCAGTGCTCGAGATGCTGCGCAAGATCAGCTCCTACGGCATGGACATCAAGGAGTTCGTTGCCAAGGTCAAGGACAAGGAGTCCGGCGTCAAGCTGATGGGCTTCGGGCACCGCGTCTACAAGAACTACGACCCGCGCGCCAAGATCATCAAGGGGCACGCCGACACGCTGCTTCGCCAGTCTGGCAAGAACAACCACCTCCTCGAGATGGCTCTTGAGCTGGAGGACACGGCGCTGCACGACGATTACTTCATCAGCCGCAAGCTGTACCCGAACGTCGACTTCTACACCGGCCTGATCTACGAGGCGATGGGCTTCCCGGCGCAGCACTTCACCGCCCTGTTCGCGCTCGGCCGCCTGCCTGGCTGGATCGCCCAGTGGCGCGAGGAGCACGACAACCCGAAGCGCAAGATCGGCCGCCCGCGCCAGATCTACACGGGGCCGGCGCGTCGCGACTACCTGCCGCTGGCCGAACGCTGA
- a CDS encoding DUF2207 domain-containing protein: MNSMDLGFIVIAVLVSALLLMLGAFSRRFFHDRIYVGVTPGLTPVGGQAVREERVQPGPEYAGTVAVAFSPPRGLTPGLVGTIVDGVAEMRDITATIVDLARRGHVVIRAVDADSRRVDDPRKKARDWEVSYADSPPPGDPLEPFEKQLLRSLLGKGRTATRGPASVSSWAKHHREEVRQLRDHLYAQTVRRGWYVKDPRPRRGGCLPILGIVLVVLWCIAMLLTGFSWFKLAAAVLLIGSAIFARVKFRRREPRTALGTAVRIQALGFKQYLATAEAKQFSFEEAAGIFSRYLPYAIVFGVSAHWAKVFGEVLEAHGNEIGAGDAALMALDAMSQLSWFDAAGAGLDLLDIGDAFDGFDIGDAIDGIGDLADGVGDFISGLDFLDFG, from the coding sequence ATGAACTCCATGGATCTCGGATTCATCGTCATCGCGGTCCTCGTCAGTGCACTGCTCTTGATGCTCGGCGCTTTCAGCCGGAGGTTCTTCCACGACCGCATCTACGTCGGTGTCACGCCGGGGCTCACCCCGGTGGGCGGCCAGGCCGTGCGAGAGGAGCGGGTCCAGCCGGGGCCGGAGTACGCCGGAACGGTCGCAGTCGCGTTCAGCCCTCCCCGCGGCCTGACCCCCGGGTTGGTTGGCACGATCGTCGACGGGGTGGCGGAGATGCGCGACATCACGGCCACGATCGTCGACCTGGCCCGCCGCGGACATGTGGTGATCCGCGCCGTCGACGCGGACTCCCGCCGCGTCGACGATCCGCGGAAGAAGGCCCGCGACTGGGAGGTCAGCTACGCCGACAGCCCTCCCCCCGGCGACCCGTTGGAGCCGTTCGAGAAGCAACTGCTGCGTTCGCTGTTGGGCAAGGGTCGCACGGCCACCCGGGGGCCGGCCAGTGTGTCGTCGTGGGCGAAGCACCATCGCGAGGAGGTCCGACAGCTTCGCGACCACCTCTACGCCCAGACGGTGCGGCGGGGCTGGTACGTGAAGGACCCACGGCCGCGTCGCGGTGGTTGCCTGCCGATCCTCGGCATCGTGCTGGTGGTGCTGTGGTGCATCGCCATGCTGCTGACCGGGTTCAGCTGGTTCAAGCTCGCTGCGGCGGTGCTCCTGATCGGATCTGCGATCTTCGCGAGGGTGAAGTTCCGGCGCCGCGAGCCCCGCACGGCGCTCGGCACCGCAGTGCGGATCCAGGCGCTCGGCTTCAAGCAGTACCTCGCAACCGCGGAGGCGAAGCAATTCAGCTTCGAGGAGGCCGCCGGCATCTTCAGTCGCTATCTCCCCTACGCGATCGTGTTCGGCGTCTCCGCGCACTGGGCGAAGGTCTTCGGCGAGGTGCTGGAGGCCCACGGAAACGAGATCGGTGCGGGCGACGCCGCGCTGATGGCTCTCGACGCGATGAGCCAGCTGTCCTGGTTCGACGCGGCAGGTGCCGGTCTCGACCTGCTGGACATCGGCGATGCGTTCGACGGTTTCGACATCGGTGACGCCATCGATGGGATCGGGGACCTCGCCGACGGCGTCGGCGATTTCATCTCGGGCCTGGACTTCCTCGACTTCGGCTAG
- a CDS encoding NAD(P)-binding domain-containing protein yields the protein MREVDAMVIGAGQAGLSAAWHLRRLAIDFVVLDANAHPGGAWQHRWDSLTMHDVHGVADLPGMPVPDFDPSARANETLPSYFADYERRFDLPLERPVAVRDVVSEPGSLSQPGSLSQPGSLSQPGSLSLSKRPERSEGSSPTATTAPTSRLRVITDHGDWLTRSIINATGTWDTPFLPYYPGVHSFRGGQFHTASYPGPARFAGRRVLVVGGGASAVQFIGELADVATDIVWTTRRGPAWRTDDFNPDAGREAVALVEDRVARGLAPRSVVSVTGLVLRPQERRADELGYYARRRGMFRQVEPGGVRWAGGSFEKVDDIIWATGFRPSINHLAPLRLRGPEGGIQLIAPRDPHTFTTAARDGRVHFVGYGPSASTIGATRAGRVAALAVRDQLAATPRP from the coding sequence ATGCGCGAAGTGGATGCGATGGTCATCGGCGCCGGTCAGGCCGGCCTGTCGGCTGCCTGGCACCTGCGGCGGCTCGCCATCGACTTCGTCGTCCTCGACGCCAACGCGCACCCGGGCGGCGCGTGGCAGCACCGCTGGGACTCGCTGACGATGCACGATGTGCACGGAGTCGCGGATCTGCCCGGCATGCCGGTGCCCGACTTCGACCCGTCCGCGCGGGCGAACGAGACGCTACCGAGCTACTTCGCCGACTACGAACGACGCTTCGACCTGCCGCTGGAACGCCCGGTGGCCGTCCGCGATGTGGTCTCGGAACCCGGTTCGCTGAGCCAACCCGGTTCGCTGAGCCAACCCGGTTCGCTGAGCCAACCCGGTTCGCTGAGCTTGTCGAAGCGCCCCGAGCGCAGCGAGGGGTCCTCCCCAACCGCCACTACCGCCCCGACGTCGCGACTTCGCGTGATCACCGACCACGGTGACTGGCTGACCCGGTCGATCATCAACGCCACCGGCACGTGGGACACGCCCTTCCTGCCGTACTACCCCGGGGTCCACAGCTTCCGCGGCGGCCAGTTCCACACCGCGAGCTACCCGGGCCCGGCGCGGTTCGCGGGCAGGCGGGTCCTGGTCGTCGGCGGCGGCGCCTCGGCGGTCCAGTTCATCGGCGAACTGGCCGACGTCGCCACCGACATCGTCTGGACCACCCGCCGGGGGCCGGCGTGGCGCACCGACGACTTCAACCCCGACGCGGGGCGGGAGGCCGTCGCGCTCGTCGAGGACCGGGTGGCGCGCGGGCTGGCACCGCGGTCGGTGGTCAGCGTGACCGGCCTCGTGCTGAGGCCGCAGGAGCGACGGGCGGACGAGCTCGGCTACTACGCGCGGCGACGGGGCATGTTCCGGCAGGTCGAGCCCGGCGGGGTCCGCTGGGCCGGCGGCTCTTTCGAGAAGGTCGACGACATCATCTGGGCCACGGGATTCAGGCCCAGCATCAACCACCTGGCACCGCTGCGGCTGCGGGGACCCGAGGGCGGCATCCAGCTGATCGCGCCTCGCGACCCTCACACGTTCACCACGGCGGCACGCGACGGGCGGGTCCACTTCGTCGGCTACGGTCCCTCCGCCTCGACGATCGGTGCTACGCGGGCCGGCCGCGTCGCTGCCCTCGCCGTCCGCGACCAGCTCGCTGCCACCCCACGCCCCTGA
- a CDS encoding glycosyltransferase family 2 protein, which translates to MASLVHDYASVDAFDDATRRAATRETYSPVMILLTTIATIGILFYGWFLFSPGHRGDVLPWLLVIVSETILVMHALAGMWTILAGRERRDWTYYATRSALYDPSDPRVLANPDDPTAWPLRLAGRIIDVDVLITVYGEPLDVIRRTAEAAVAVRGRHKTWILDDGRSDEVQALASELGCRYVRRMSSSGAKAGNVNNALTIAKGEFFVILDADFVPLPGLLEETLPFFEDSTVAFVQTPQTYGNLHNFISRGAGYMQTMFYRFVQPGRNSFNAAFCVGTNVVFRRAAVDDIGGIYTDSKSEDVWTSLTLHGRGWRSIFLPVTLAIGDAPDTIEGYSKQQLRWATGGFEILLTSNPLITRRRLSLDQRLMYFVTATHYLTGIVPGLMLFVPALEIFFDLRPVSMDIGIWQWFMAYAGFYLLQVVLAFFTLGSFRWEVLMLSAASFPIYMLAFFNVVIGRDQAWSVTGAKKGAASPFNFIFVQVTTFVFLLATTCVGIWRDLLNSQLTIATVWCGINTVILGAFILVAFDESRRLHRGTAESESMDAKSVALSEFLGAPEPRSTPYTRVRAELAARAVELDEVAPSRALNTYVSVPLVKEPVK; encoded by the coding sequence ATGGCCTCCCTGGTACACGACTACGCGTCGGTCGACGCGTTCGACGACGCGACGAGACGGGCCGCGACCCGCGAGACCTACTCGCCCGTCATGATCCTGCTGACGACGATCGCGACGATCGGCATCCTGTTCTACGGCTGGTTCCTCTTCAGCCCCGGACACCGCGGCGACGTGCTGCCCTGGCTGCTGGTCATCGTCTCCGAGACCATCCTGGTTATGCACGCGTTGGCGGGCATGTGGACGATTCTGGCGGGGCGGGAACGCCGCGACTGGACCTACTACGCCACCCGCAGTGCCCTCTACGACCCCAGCGACCCGCGTGTCCTCGCCAATCCCGACGACCCCACCGCCTGGCCTCTTCGGCTGGCGGGCCGGATCATCGACGTCGACGTGCTGATCACCGTCTACGGCGAGCCGCTCGACGTGATCCGCCGCACCGCGGAGGCCGCCGTGGCCGTCCGCGGCCGACACAAGACGTGGATCCTCGACGACGGTCGCTCCGACGAGGTGCAGGCGCTGGCGTCCGAACTCGGCTGCCGCTACGTGCGACGCATGAGCTCCAGCGGAGCGAAGGCGGGCAATGTCAACAACGCGCTCACCATCGCCAAGGGTGAGTTCTTCGTCATCCTCGACGCCGACTTCGTACCCCTGCCCGGCCTCCTGGAGGAGACTCTGCCGTTCTTCGAGGACTCGACGGTCGCGTTCGTCCAGACCCCGCAGACGTACGGCAACCTGCACAACTTCATCTCCCGCGGCGCCGGCTACATGCAGACGATGTTCTACCGCTTTGTGCAGCCCGGCCGGAACTCTTTCAACGCCGCCTTCTGCGTGGGTACCAACGTGGTGTTCCGCCGCGCGGCCGTCGACGACATCGGCGGCATCTACACCGACTCGAAGTCCGAGGATGTGTGGACCTCCCTCACGCTGCACGGGCGCGGCTGGAGGTCGATCTTCCTGCCCGTCACGCTGGCGATCGGCGACGCCCCCGACACGATCGAGGGCTACTCGAAGCAGCAGCTCCGCTGGGCCACCGGCGGCTTCGAGATCCTGCTCACCAGCAATCCGCTGATCACCAGGCGGCGGCTCTCGCTCGACCAGCGGCTCATGTACTTCGTCACGGCCACGCACTACCTCACCGGCATCGTCCCCGGCCTGATGTTGTTCGTGCCGGCGCTGGAGATCTTCTTCGACCTCCGGCCGGTGTCGATGGACATCGGCATCTGGCAGTGGTTCATGGCCTACGCGGGCTTCTACCTATTGCAGGTGGTCCTGGCGTTCTTCACGCTCGGCTCCTTCCGCTGGGAGGTGCTGATGCTCTCGGCCGCGTCCTTCCCGATCTACATGTTGGCGTTCTTCAACGTGGTGATCGGCCGCGACCAGGCCTGGAGCGTCACGGGCGCGAAGAAGGGCGCCGCGTCGCCGTTCAACTTCATCTTCGTGCAGGTGACCACGTTCGTGTTCCTGCTGGCGACCACCTGCGTCGGCATCTGGCGCGACCTCCTCAACTCCCAGCTCACCATCGCGACCGTGTGGTGCGGCATAAACACCGTGATCCTCGGGGCGTTCATCCTTGTCGCGTTCGACGAGTCCCGCCGCCTCCACCGCGGTACGGCCGAGTCCGAGTCGATGGACGCCAAGTCCGTCGCCCTCAGCGAGTTCCTCGGTGCCCCCGAGCCCCGCAGCACCCCGTACACCCGGGTCCGCGCCGAGCTGGCCGCTCGCGCCGTAGAGCTCGACGAGGTGGCCCCCAGCCGCGCCCTGAACACCTACGTCTCCGTGCCTCTCGTGAAGGAGCCCGTGAAATGA
- a CDS encoding HlyD family efflux transporter periplasmic adaptor subunit has protein sequence MTWTNRLRLAATLLVTLVVIAALVVIFNQRQHTIASTSATIVAPSVTVASNYDGTVIRSYVDVGSDVTKGEKLFEVSSVSLQQDLANDVKIADSDALRVDEETGTLTYLATTDGTVTQIDAEPGSYLGATQPLAVITGESGRVVEAQYTLTPGQYGLIDRGATVELSLPDDSTVMGEVDSAVVETVEGKAVVTVRVTSEELNDRDLHLVATDGAPVSAVIQLRDEGVFAGPTDALRSFVRKVGL, from the coding sequence ATGACCTGGACAAACCGACTCAGACTCGCAGCCACCCTGCTCGTGACCCTCGTGGTCATCGCGGCGCTGGTGGTCATCTTCAACCAGCGCCAGCACACCATCGCGTCGACGTCGGCGACGATCGTCGCGCCCAGCGTGACCGTCGCGTCGAACTACGACGGCACGGTCATCCGCAGCTACGTCGACGTCGGCAGCGACGTGACGAAGGGCGAGAAGCTGTTCGAGGTCAGCAGCGTCTCGCTGCAGCAGGACCTGGCAAACGACGTGAAGATCGCCGACTCCGACGCCCTTCGCGTCGACGAGGAGACCGGGACCCTGACCTACCTCGCGACCACAGACGGGACCGTCACGCAGATCGACGCGGAGCCTGGGAGCTACCTCGGCGCGACCCAGCCGCTGGCCGTCATCACGGGCGAGAGCGGCCGCGTCGTCGAGGCGCAGTACACGCTCACCCCAGGCCAGTACGGCCTGATCGATCGGGGCGCGACCGTGGAGCTGTCGCTGCCGGACGACTCCACCGTGATGGGTGAGGTCGACTCGGCGGTCGTCGAGACCGTCGAGGGCAAGGCCGTCGTCACGGTGCGCGTCACCAGCGAAGAGCTCAACGACCGCGACCTCCACCTCGTCGCGACCGATGGGGCCCCCGTCAGCGCCGTCATTCAGCTCCGCGACGAGGGGGTCTTCGCCGGCCCCACCGACGCGCTGCGCTCCTTCGTGCGGAAGGTGGGCCTGTGA
- a CDS encoding glycosyl hydrolase, whose translation MGAFDTPIGRRAALGILGSGAAAGLAACGSGPPTPKSASVPSSVSGDAVTALLAAVPKRTIKDLNAKRLADGLTPPTNRWFSGLVFGDDPQAVFPMPIGFAVAETGFEIWLPQVSANGTSIIGARAGGLTCVIDSASVSAMVIGYDVASVAVELRDGEDALAELRLVQGSPTVSLTARRDLTVAAPVVYERAGDAWQVTVEGTLYGLVGADSVNGTSATIASGSTVTWFAAPPGGSVADLAEKVAPVTATGVTWELADDDVTTTLRFDGGPTLLTALPHHSLVDAGEQFGAYDTVLGEAGLFSVETLRWTSKRWPIEPSLDLSGLGSDDRKALAEQVAADVAAAPTYPTDTYFGGKALYREAMLLQIATAVGADDAAATITGRLTDALTTWTEPAGADRRATQCFVYDEDNRGMVGLEPSFGSDEFNDHHFHYGYFLYAAGVLCADNPDLTAKLSPVLDLVAADIASPTDTGDFPQFRPFDVYASHSWASGTAPFADGNNQESSSEGVNAWAGLALWARARGDEGLEQQAVWMHALESAGALAYWLQPETRAGFDHTVVGIGWGGKRDYLTWFSPDPAAILAIQVLPASPSHGYLAAAPDKVPAAVTEALQGEAYGRQYTDWVLLYSALAGGDGAASAVDQIAAVTDKLDDGLTLSYLRAFLLTR comes from the coding sequence ATGGGCGCATTCGACACCCCGATCGGCCGACGCGCGGCGCTCGGCATCCTCGGCTCCGGCGCGGCGGCGGGCCTGGCCGCCTGCGGCTCCGGCCCGCCGACGCCCAAGTCCGCGTCCGTGCCCAGCAGCGTGAGCGGTGACGCCGTGACGGCCCTGCTCGCCGCGGTCCCGAAGCGCACCATCAAGGACCTGAACGCCAAGCGCCTGGCCGACGGCCTCACCCCGCCGACCAACCGCTGGTTCTCCGGCCTGGTCTTCGGCGACGACCCGCAGGCGGTGTTCCCGATGCCCATCGGATTCGCGGTCGCCGAGACCGGTTTCGAGATCTGGCTGCCCCAGGTCAGCGCCAACGGCACGTCCATCATTGGCGCCCGCGCCGGCGGGCTGACCTGCGTGATCGACTCGGCGAGCGTCTCCGCGATGGTCATCGGCTACGACGTGGCCTCCGTCGCCGTCGAGCTTCGCGATGGCGAGGACGCGCTGGCCGAGTTGAGGCTCGTCCAGGGCTCGCCGACCGTCAGCCTGACCGCCCGCCGCGACCTCACCGTGGCCGCGCCCGTCGTCTACGAACGGGCCGGCGATGCGTGGCAGGTGACGGTCGAGGGCACGCTCTACGGGCTCGTCGGAGCCGACTCGGTGAACGGCACGTCCGCCACGATCGCCTCGGGCAGCACCGTCACCTGGTTCGCGGCACCCCCCGGCGGATCGGTCGCGGACCTCGCCGAGAAGGTGGCCCCCGTCACCGCGACCGGCGTGACGTGGGAGCTCGCCGACGACGACGTGACCACCACGCTGCGCTTCGACGGCGGCCCCACGCTGCTGACCGCCCTGCCGCACCACTCCCTGGTCGACGCCGGCGAGCAGTTCGGCGCCTACGACACCGTCCTCGGCGAGGCCGGATTGTTCTCCGTCGAGACGCTTCGATGGACGTCGAAGCGCTGGCCGATCGAGCCTTCCCTCGACCTGTCGGGGCTGGGCTCCGACGACAGGAAGGCGCTGGCCGAGCAGGTGGCGGCCGACGTCGCCGCGGCCCCGACCTATCCCACCGACACCTACTTCGGCGGCAAGGCCCTCTACCGGGAGGCGATGCTGCTGCAGATTGCCACGGCGGTCGGGGCCGACGACGCGGCCGCCACGATCACCGGCCGCCTGACCGATGCGCTCACCACCTGGACCGAGCCCGCGGGTGCGGACCGGCGCGCGACGCAGTGCTTCGTCTACGACGAGGACAACAGGGGCATGGTCGGTCTGGAGCCGTCCTTCGGGTCCGACGAGTTCAACGACCACCACTTCCACTACGGCTACTTCCTGTACGCCGCCGGGGTGCTGTGCGCGGACAACCCGGATCTGACGGCCAAGCTCTCCCCGGTCCTGGACCTGGTGGCTGCCGACATAGCCTCCCCGACGGACACGGGCGACTTCCCCCAGTTCAGGCCCTTCGACGTCTACGCGTCGCACTCCTGGGCCTCCGGGACGGCGCCCTTCGCCGACGGGAACAACCAGGAGTCCAGCTCCGAGGGGGTCAACGCCTGGGCCGGGCTCGCGCTGTGGGCGAGGGCCCGCGGCGACGAGGGGCTCGAGCAGCAGGCGGTCTGGATGCACGCGCTCGAGTCGGCCGGTGCCCTGGCGTACTGGCTCCAGCCCGAGACGCGCGCGGGGTTCGACCACACCGTCGTCGGGATCGGGTGGGGCGGCAAGCGCGACTACCTCACCTGGTTCTCCCCCGACCCCGCCGCCATCCTCGCGATCCAGGTGCTGCCTGCCAGTCCGAGTCACGGCTATCTCGCCGCGGCCCCGGACAAGGTGCCGGCCGCCGTCACCGAGGCGCTGCAGGGGGAGGCCTACGGTCGCCAGTACACCGACTGGGTGCTCCTGTACTCCGCGCTCGCGGGGGGCGACGGGGCCGCGTCGGCCGTCGACCAGATCGCCGCCGTGACCGACAAGCTGGACGACGGCCTGACGCTGAGTTACCTGCGCGCCTTCCTGCTGACCCGCTGA